A genomic segment from Ochotona princeps isolate mOchPri1 chromosome 11, mOchPri1.hap1, whole genome shotgun sequence encodes:
- the IDO1 gene encoding indoleamine 2,3-dioxygenase 1, translating into MEPCWQILKEFHIDEDVGFALPNPLEELPSDYDPWMVIARNIPELIKTRQLRAEVEKVPLLGIDQLKEHRQQRLGRLALGYITMAYVWDQGDGDIRKVLPRNIAVPYCQLSEKLGLPPILVYADCVLANWKKKDPSGPMTYENMDILFHFPGGECSKGFFLISLLVELAAASAIKIIPVLFSAVQQQKQDSLQKALEDISGCLKKALKVFEQIHEHVDPKLFFNVLRIYLSGWNDNSQLPEGLLYEGVWDTPRKCAGGSAAQSSIFQCFDVLLSIRQSDGGESAAAFLQEMRTYMPPAHRGFLGSLEAAPSIREFVLSKKDAGLREAYDKCVKALVDLRNYHLQIVTKYIVIPARQKSGKNGKAEEPSELENQGTGGTDVMNFLKTVRGTTEKSLLKEG; encoded by the exons GAGGAGCTGCCCAGTGATTATGATCCATGGATGGTCATTGCCAGAAATATACCTGAATTGATTAAAACCAGACAGCTTCGAGCGGAAGTTGAGAAG GTGCCATTACTCGGCATTGACCAACTCAAGGAGCACAGGCAACAGCGTCTTGGCCGTCTAGCCCTGGGGTACATCACCATGGCCTACGTGTGGGACCAAGGGGATGGAGACATCCGAAAG GTCTTGCCAAGAAATATTGCCGTTCCTTACTGCCAACTCTCTGAAAAGCTGGGACTGCCTCCTATTCTCGTATATGCAGACTGTGTCTTGGCAAACTGGAAGAAAAAGGATCCCAGCGG ACCCATGACCTACGA AAACATGGACATCTTGTTCCACTTTCCTGGTGGAGAATGCAGTAAAGGATTTTTCCTGATTTCCCTATTGGTGGAACTAGCTGCTGCTTCTGCAATTAAG ataaTTCCTGTTTTGTTCAGCGCTGTGCAACAACAGAAGCAGGATTCTTTGCAGAAGGCACTTGAGGATATCAGTGGCTGCCTGAAGAAAGCCCTTAAAGTGTTTGAGCAAATCCACG aaCATGTGGATCCAAAGTTATTCTTCAATGTTCTTCGCATATATTTGTCTGG TTGGAATGACAACTCCCAGCTGCCAGAAGGTCTGCTCTATGAAGGGGTCTGGGACACCCCAAGGAAGTGTGCTGGGGGTAGTGCGGCCCAAAGcagcatcttccagtgctttgaCGTTCTGCTGAGCATTCGACAGAGTGATGGTGGAG AATCTGCCGCTGCATTCCTGCAGGAGATGAGGACATACATGCCACCAGCTCACCGAGGCTTTTTGGGATCGCTGGAGGCAGCTCCATCCATCCGGGAGTTTGTCCTTTCCAAAAAGGATGCGGGCCTAAGGGAAGCATATGACAAGTGTGTGAAGGCACTGGTTGATCTCAGGAACTATCACCTGCAAATAGTCACCAAGTACATTGTGATTCCTGCACGTCAGAAGAGCGGGAaaaatggaaaggcagaagaaCCCTCGGAGCTGGAAAACCAAGGAACCGGGGGCACAGATGTCATGAATTTCCTGAAGACTGTTAGAGGAACAACTGAGAAATCCCTTCTGAAGGAAGGTTGA